In Mytilus edulis chromosome 7, xbMytEdul2.2, whole genome shotgun sequence, a single genomic region encodes these proteins:
- the LOC139529786 gene encoding neuroglian-like has protein sequence MGFTGLPNVSVPSKVFYSKRMSELIVPCSVNDLNPVLWRKLTETGFVVLSNHTFSTIAVGTSLMILSVAESEDGEYQCCSSNNYGTACDNFTIASGYVPTIQGRKEITAKINEKTILEVEFASKPVPYILSAYWQKDSQNISGERFTIVSVSDPKLTINNVVSDDDGIYTCIVFNGVGTASVDISLFTWSEPSVSLVWIDDITNITVIGTATSKPEVTHISWKRRVQSTTKPTDFSITTKYRISGTFSSPVLTIFDMQNDVRGTYIICTASNNFSTSYAEIYIPVRDIPFVSAAKTTYHMTIGSSNYLRCNFDSYPKATRLYWLKYPSDNKETLVYNTSITELAFLVQHATGEDAGNYSCCAANSLGYACSSYIALFIREEPKTPKIDTILIIFGIVIGILLVIAIIVVVLTKRRQEHTSQSHYEERDMSTDENHRYGNTRDRSVYYNSQEEVKVDAINTGYDYCWTEGMLERYDVSELKNNLQNKNFFQPRLTAEFRILASPIQEYDYIESDIQRGFGRPDDNRIITIQNGDNCLMISDISNLHNIENFWNIIYERQIENTILLAKKGEMIPELYPTLDDSIEIADLVIEMESAEKINHNIQLLTFKLYNKNTKSAIKIEIFKSYNSKYTDKYPDFDVLSCLVDKVSDRKGNVLLLGSKSFGLRISGVLYVCLDVAKAMKKEGIFNLLESAITAKRNISSVFQDFDEYEMCYTVTEYYLEHYLHHVDTYDYID, from the exons ATGGGTTTTACAGGTTTGCCAAATGTATCAGTTCCTTCTAAAGTCTTTTATTCCAAAAGGATGAGTGAATTAATAGTTCCATGTTCAGTAAATGATTTAAATCCTGTTCTATGGCGGAAACTGACTGAGACAGGTTTCGTAGTATTGAGTAACCATACGTTCTCTACAATCGCCGTCGGGACAAGTCTGATGATCTTATCTGTTGCCGAGTCGGAAGATGGCGAGTACCAATGTTGTAGTAGCAACAACTACGGAACAGCATGCGACAATTTTACAATTGCATCAGGAT ATGTTCCAACAATTCAAGGAAGGAAAGAGATAACTGCAAAGATAAATGAAAAGACAATTCTAGAAGTAGAATTTGCCTCTAAGCCTGTTCCATACATTCTGAGTGCGTATTGGCAAAAAGATTCTCAAAATATAAGTGGTGAAAGATTTACTATTGTGAGCGTCAGTGATCCAAAGTTAACAATCAACAATGTAGTTTCCGACGACGATGGTATCTATACATGTATAGTCTTTAATGGAGTTGGAACAGCCTCTGTTGATATAAGTCTTTTTACATGGA GCGAACCATCTGTTTCTCTTGTTTGGATTGATGATATAACAAACATCACAGTTATAGGTACAGCGACATCTAAACCAGAAGTTACACATATTTCATGGAAAAGAAGGGTGCAAAGTACAACAAAACCTACAGACTTTTCTATCACTACTAAATACAGAATATCTGGAACTTTTTCTAGTCCAGTTTTGACCATTTTTGACATGCAAAATGATGTCAGAGGAACATACATAATATGTACTGCCAGTAATAATTTTTCTACAAGTTATGCTGAGATATACATACCGGTTAGAG ATATTCCTTTTGTTTCTGCTGCAAAAACCACGTATCATATGACAATCGGCAGTTCCAACTATCTGCGATGTAATTTTGATTCGTATCCTAAAGCTACACGTCTGTATTGGCTGAAATATCCAAGTGACAATAAAGAAACACTTGTTTATAATACTTCGATAACAGAACTTGCATTTCTAGTGCAACATGCTACGGGAGAGGATGCTGGAAATTATTCATGTTGTGCTGCAAATTCTCTCGGATATGCATGCAGCAGTTACATAGCACTGTTTATTAGAG aAGAACCAAAGACACCAAAGATTGATACAATACTTATAATTTTTGGAATAGTAATTGGGATTCTATTGGTTATAGCAATAATAGTTGTTGTTCTTACAAAAAG GAGACAGGAACATACTAGTCAATCTCATTATGAGGAACGGGACATGAGCACAG ACGAAAATCATAGATACGGAAATACACGTGATCGTAGTGTATACTACAATTCTCAAGAAGAAGTCAAAGTAGATGCCATTAATACTGGATAT GACTATTGTTGGACAGAAGGAATGCTGGAAAGATATGATGTCTCTGAACTGAAAAACAATTTACAGAATAAGAACTTTTTCCAACCAAGATTGACTGCTGAATTTCGG aTACTGGCTTCACCTATTCAGGAATACGACTATATAGAAAGCGATATCCAAAGAG GTTTTGGAAGACCAGATGATAATAGAATCATAACCATTCAG aatgGGGACAATTGTTTGATGATTTCTGACATATCTAACCTCCATAACATTGAAAACTTCTGGAATATAATATATGAAAGACAGATTGAGAATACAATTCTTCTTGCAAAAAAAGGAGAAATGATACCCGAATTGTATCCTACATTAGATGACAGTATAGAAATAGCTGATTTGGTGATAGAAATGGAATCAGctgaaaaaataaatcataatataCAGCTGCTTACATTCAAGTTATACAACAAG AACACGAAGTCAGCtatcaagattgaaatatttaaaagttataacTCAAAATATACAGATAAATACCCGGATTTTGATGTACTCAGTTGCCTGGTTGATAAAGTCAGTGACAGAAAGGGAAACGTTCTTCTTCTTGGCAG CAAATCCTTTGGATTGAGGATCAGTGGTGTTCTCTACGTTTGTTTAGATGTAGCTAAGGCAATGAAGAAGGAAGGCATTTTCAATCTGTTAGAAAGTGCTATAACTGCCAAACGAAACATCAGCAGTGTCTTTCAGGATTTT GATGAATATGAAATGTGTTACACAGTGACAGAATACTATCTAGAACACTATCTACACCATGTTGATACGTACGACTATATTGACTGA
- the LOC139529787 gene encoding contactin-3-like, which translates to MLKTFIIFSVTRLFSSAVNVNSNSSVNLNCELALPTGYTYHWEKKFDDLYFRNIQELKVDQDDKYENVNSKTLRINFLSFDDSTFYRCLIRTNPVIYGQELDVVVSGKPILSTSQTKYTVKGVFYTLVCHPHYRTNPSITNSWWLRKLNGFKSFSVVSSGSKYSEGSKSYPVLNILNVETADAGIYRCFAQNSRGTTYADTKLNVGDEPVVVIEKEIYYPLVSKTLFIGCSTGDSHSATWKISNSPLMFFLPSTQYSVGTIPNPDLTVYNISKARNGRYQCCGTNLFGTKCVGAQVISGSKYFFFFFKHEIEMTNRKIARSNHESNKIYLLILVKHHFLRY; encoded by the exons TTAACGTAAATTCAAATAGTAGTGTGAATTTGAACTGCGAACTGGCTCTTCCAACTGGATATACATATCATTGGGAAAAGAAGTTTGATGATTTGTACTTTCGCAATATACAAGAATTAAAAGTTGACCAAGAtgacaaatatgaaaatgtaaacagcaaaacGTTAAGAATAAATTTTCTTAGTTTTGATGACAGTACTTTCTATAGATGCTTAATCCGAACAAATCCTGTTATTTATGGACAAGAGCTGGATGTAGTTGTTTCtg GTAAACCCATTCTTTCTACAAGCCAAACTAAATACACCGTTAAAGGTGTATTCTATACATTAGTATGTCATCCGCATTATCGCACAAACCCTTCAATTACAAATTCTTGGTGGTTAAGGAAACTGAATGGTTTCAAATCATTTAGCGTTGTATCATCAGGATCAAAATATTCAGAAGGAAGCAAATCATACCCAGTATTAAACATATTGAACGTTGAGACAGCTGACGCAGGAATTTACAGATGTTTCGCCCAAAATTCAAGAGGGACTACCTATGCGGATACCAAGTTAAACGTTGGAG ATGAACCTGTCGTCGTTATcgaaaaagaaatttattatccACTTGTCAGCAAAACATTGTTCATAGGTTGTTCAACGGGCGATTCACACTCTGCTACCTGGAAGATAAGTAATTCACCTTTAATGTTCTTTTTACCAAGCACACAGTACAGTGTTGGTACAATCCCGAATCCAGATCTAACAGTATATAATATTTCTAAAGCTAGAAATGGTCGCTACCAGTGCTGTGGTACAAATCTTTTTGGAACCAAGTGTGTTGGAGCTCAAGTGATATCTGGaagcaagtattttttttttttttttaaacatgaaatagAAATGACAAATAGGAAGATAGCAAGGAGCAATCACGAATCAAACaagatttatttattgattttagtCAAACACCACTTTTTACGATACTAG